The Linepithema humile isolate Giens D197 chromosome 2, Lhum_UNIL_v1.0, whole genome shotgun sequence genome has a segment encoding these proteins:
- the LOC105673889 gene encoding uncharacterized protein — MAPGVAYALSLVLVVSHLQEGPGSLAKTFTFPEYPYKETTKNELLFRQFEQACEESGACKMLSQHSGVAKTRCIRECVSPSCYKEIYLFDQLEEGEIDVRLNSFKGCFMQRNGRPRK, encoded by the exons ATGGCGCCGGGGGTGGCGTACGCGCTCAGCCTGGTTCTCGTCGTCAGCCACCTCCAGGAAGGGCCCGGATCCCTCGCGAAGACCTTCACATTTCCCGAGTATCCGTACAAGGAGACCACCAAGAAT GAGCTTCTCTTTAGACAATTCGAGCAGGCTTGCGAGGAGAGCGGCGCTTGCAAAATGCTGTCACAACACAGCGGCGTTGCGAAAACACGATGCATCCGAGAATGCGTGTCGCCGTCCTGCTACAAGGAGATCTACTTATTCGATCAG TTGGAGGAGGGTGAGATTGACGTGAGATTAAATTCCTTCAAGGGTTGCTTCATGCAGCGAAACGGTCGACCGCGGAAATAA
- the LOC105673887 gene encoding uncharacterized protein, whose protein sequence is MEPLFELSKLSLNDLNALLPRMKNRLMSGTENTQVGVVEQMIMFLKNVTKYEKGIAVRRLVKLDMISTICNVMQTSNEDFVNVVLECFDLISSYKEFYDNHAAMDATESMIKLSYLISKSRKDSTQFEKLLHSICNILVRSSKLAVNLDIVCVPKQILFFLKHLDIQDLQKVKLKFAAVTILNVILQQIVFDETIDIEMSIDICRDALKLMSDIVKYGDEEDTILRAAALLCGVCAGASRICNIEENLEENQIGVDLNICQKKDDLSRCIYNTMMNIIIPYVKDTDMSHIDSIEFQKNFVFCLNNLYQLKNCNEDNLSNHLTANGYLKYFLYLTAQFSENLRRSICTLLSRILSVLGKTAFSESTISFANNLCQGFLELPKDSKQWKIVIARNGKDGTSLMILLYYHFHGTQENDMVSLESLIARIMLFEKFVQISDSILKPLWFLFAVTSVSQPHPNLIRDYENAVKRLTFILQSSGISKFYTHHIDLLHYCLKCPAISNSLITQVLDLWLRESDGDVRPLLSFNCDRVIRRLLVVVQIGYPKSIINLALKGLHHVIQIKDDKYMNQIVEIVWHMLPNILSSYQRNTVSHIEAVLELANIIRPIPIPIHLIMRSADSIINIILKKNIDSKLMTSLVTQAYIVLVISTSRKSFQVLLKYIQQSALLIKLYIHGFSKQRSQLSAISVKLLAFIVHCQQKFSVKCTQPLTVDIKNLFELLIYARKSPLCVMNGIQLICELLTQNIDGSAIVLRTIAINSDVQFFIDLYELLHIIHNEGYLTQKDMAFQCLIALLHFAKNKIITSLPLLPHLCTVWSNYDLISHVVNMRYISCHFVEFVTVWLHYRKATCNDVPWNPRSLFKSPFDEVLDHLKEYSVIINNKGLEDTYLHLQRALSQFE, encoded by the exons ATGGAGCCATTATTCGAACTGTCCAAATTAAGCTTGAACGACTTGAATGCTTTGCTGCCGCGTATGAAGAATAGGTTAATGTCGGGAACGGAAAACACGCAG GTTGGCGTTGTAGAACAGATGATAATGTTCTTGAAAAATGTGACCAAATATGAAAAAGGTATCGCAGTTAGAAGACTTGTAAAGTTGGACATGATATCTACAATATGCAACGTCATGCAAACATCGAACGAAGATTTCGTAAA CGTCGTTCTCGAATGTTTCGATCTTATAAGCTCTTATAAAGAATTCTATGATAATCACGCGGCTATGGATGCCACAGAGTCGATGATAAAACTCAGTTATCTCATCAGCAAATCTCGCAAAGATTCGACACAATTTGAGAAGCTTCTACACAGTATTTGCAACATACTTGTTAG ATCATCCAAATTAGCTGTGAATCTCGATATCGTCTGCGTACCGAagcagattttattttttcttaaacatcTGGATATTCAAGATTTGCAAAAAGTAAAGCTAAAATTTGCAGCGGTCACGATTTTAAATGTTATCTTGCAGCAGATAGTTTTTGATGAAACCATCGATATAGAAATGTCTATTGATATTTGTCGCGATGCATTAAAGTTGATGTCAGACATTGTCAAATACGGCGACGAGGAAGATACGATTTTACGCGCTGCTGCTTTATTATGCGGCGTGTGCGCTGGTGCTTCTCG GATCTGTAACATCGAAGAAAATCTCGAAGAAAATCAGATTGGCGTCGATCTTAACATTTGTCAAAAGAAAGACGACTTGTCAAGATGCATTTACAACACAAtgatgaatataattattccaTATGTTAAA GACACAGACATGTCTCACATAGACTCGATCGAGTTTCAGAAAAACTTTgtcttttgtttaaataatctgTATCAGCTGAAAAACTGTAACGAAGACAATTTGTCAAATCACTTGACTGCCAATGGTTATCTCAAGTACTTTTTATACTTGACTGCTCAATTTTC GGAAAATTTACGAAGAAGCATTTGCACGCTGTTATCACGGATTTTGAGTGTTCTCGGTAAAACAGCGTTTTCGGAAAGCACAATTTcgtttgcaaataatttgtgTCAAGGTTTCCTTGAGTTGCCGAAAGACTCAAAGCAATGGAAGATCGTTATAGCGCGTAATGGAAAAGATGGAACATCTCTTATGATATTGCTATATTATCACTTTCACGGCACTCAAGA AAACGACATGGTATCTTTGGAGTCATTAATCGCTAGAATCATgctgtttgaaaaatttgtgcaaatttCAGACTCGATTTTGAAACCTTTATGGTTCTTGTTTGCT GTCACATCTGTCTCACAGCCGCATCCTAATTTGATACGTGATTATGAAAACGCGGTTAAGCGATTAACGTTCATTCTGCAAAGCTCAGGGATCAGCAAATTTTACACTCATCACATCGATTTGTTGCACTATTGTCTTAAATGTCCAGCTATTTCGAATAGCCTAATAACTCAAGTTTTAGATTTGTGGCTGAGAGAATCTGACGGTGACGTCAGGCCGTTATTATCATTCAATTGCGATAGAGTGATTCGCCGATTATTG GTTGTGGTGCAAATCGGTTATCCTAAAAGCATTATTAACTTAGCTCTGAAAGGGCTTCATCATGtaattcaaattaaagatGATAAATACATGAATCAAATCGTGGAAATTGTGTGGCACATGCTACCTAACATACTTTCATCATATCAGAGAAATACTG TCTCACATATAGAGGCGGTTCTGGAATTAGCTAATATCATCCGACCAATACCGATACCGATACATCTCATAATGCGTAGCGCTGATAGTATTATCAATATCATATTAAAGAAGAACATCGATTCGAAGCTAATGACTTCGCTTGTAACGCAAGCGTACATTGTGCTAGTTATCTCAACGTCACGCAAGTCATTTCAAg TGCTCCTAAAGTATATACAGCAATCTGCACTgctaataaaattgtacattcATGGATTTTCTAAACAAAGGTCGCAATTGTCTGCGATTAGCGTAAAGCTCCTTGCGTTCATCGTTCACTGCcaacaaaaattttctgtAAAG TGTACACAGCCATTAACAGTAGACATAAAAAACTTGTTTGAGCTATTAATCTACGCAAGAAAATCACCACTCTGTGTAATGAATGGAATACAACTTATATGCGAACTTCTAACGCAAAATATTGATGGATCGGCCATCGTTTTGCGAACGATCGCAATTAATAGTGACGTGCAATTCTTTATCGATCTTTATGAACTTCTCCATATTATTCACAATGAG GGATATCTGACGCAGAAAGATATGGCGTTCCAATGTCTAATAGCGCTATTGCatttcgcaaaaaataaaataatcacatCACTGCCCCTTCTTCCCCATTTGTGCACTGTATGGAGCAATTACGATCTTATTTCCCACGTCGTAAATATGCGATATATATCGTGCCACTTTGTCGAGTTCGTCACTGTGTGGCTTCATTATCGCAAAGCAACTTGTAACGATGTACCGTGGAACCCCAGATCGCTGTTCAAGTCACCCTTTGACGAAGTTTTAGATCACCTTAAGGAATACTCCGTCATCATTAATAACAAAGGGCTGGAAGATACCTACCTGCATCTGCAACGTGCG CTGTCACAATTCGAGTGA